Proteins from one Caretta caretta isolate rCarCar2 chromosome 12, rCarCar1.hap1, whole genome shotgun sequence genomic window:
- the MPHOSPH6 gene encoding M-phase phosphoprotein 6, whose product MAGEVKTKLSKNLLRMKFMQRGLDSETKKQLEEEEKKIISEEHWYLDLPELKEKESFIIEERSFMPCEDLLYGRMSFKGFNPEVEKLMIQMNSRYKKEEIEADDTAEADVSDEEMARRYETLVRTIGKKFLKKRDQRVLQGEDENSNMRPSKAKKMFLKPQD is encoded by the exons TTCATGCAAAGAGGATTGGATTCAGAAACCAAAAAACAactagaggaggaggaaaagaagatAATCAGTGAAGAGCACTGGTATCTGGATTTACCAGaactcaaagaaaagga GAGTTTTATAATAGAAGAGAGAAGCTTTATGCCATGTGAAGACCTACTTTATGGCAGAATGTCCTTTAAAGGGTTCAATCCAGAAGTTGAG AAGTTAATGATCCAAATGAACTCTAGGTACAAGAAAGAAGAAATTGAAGCAGATGATACAGCCGAGGCTGATGTATCAGATGAAGAAATGGCCAGAAG ATATGAAACGTTAGTCAGAACTATTGGGAAGAAATTCTTGAAAAAGAGAGACCAGCGTGTGCTACAGGGTGAAGATGAGAACAGTAACATGAGACCTAGCAAAGcaaagaaaatgttcttaaaacccCAGGATTGA